In Trichocoleus desertorum NBK24, the following are encoded in one genomic region:
- a CDS encoding Mu transposase C-terminal domain-containing protein, with protein sequence MSEHPTLQTSDHALVDELSALQQAPTPIITGELSEEAKLKLEVIQSLLEPCDKATYGQKLRDAAARLGKSVRSVQRLVKQWEEEGLTGIVGNGRADKGQHRIDEDWQKFIIKTYQEGNKGSKRITPAQVAVRVKVRARELGVNPPSHMTVYRVLNPIIEKQEKAKSIRSPGWRGSRLSLKTRDGQELVPEYSNHIWQCDHTRADVLLVDQHGEILGRPWLTTVVDTYSRCIVGINLGYAAPSSEVIALALRHAILPKQYGVEYELLHSWGTYGIPQHFYTDGGKDFRSNHLQQIGVQLGFSCHLRDRPSEGGIVERPFKTLNTEFFSTLHGYTGSNVQERPKDAEKDACLTLRELERLLVRYIAHNYNQRFDARMGDQTRFQRWEAGLIAAPQPMAERELDICLMKQSRRTIQRGGYLQFENLMYRGETLAGYAGETVVVRFDPKDITTILVYQRDGVKEHLLAKAHAQDLETEVLSLDEAKAISRKLRETGKAVTNHSYLSEISDRDTFTASKKSRKTKQKEEQAQIRSTFQKAPVAEQEVANIQLTETSTPAPIAKMPRVFDYDQLRDDYGW encoded by the coding sequence ATGTCAGAGCATCCAACTTTACAGACTTCTGACCATGCCTTAGTTGACGAACTTAGCGCTCTTCAGCAGGCTCCAACACCTATTATTACTGGTGAGCTTTCTGAAGAAGCAAAGCTCAAGCTAGAAGTCATTCAGAGCCTACTGGAACCATGTGACAAGGCTACCTACGGTCAGAAACTAAGAGACGCGGCTGCTAGGTTAGGAAAGTCCGTTCGCTCAGTGCAGAGGCTGGTTAAACAGTGGGAAGAGGAAGGACTAACTGGCATTGTTGGGAATGGGCGAGCTGACAAGGGCCAACACCGAATTGATGAGGACTGGCAGAAGTTTATTATCAAAACCTATCAAGAGGGCAATAAGGGTAGTAAGCGTATCACACCTGCCCAGGTCGCAGTGCGAGTCAAGGTAAGAGCACGAGAGTTGGGTGTTAATCCGCCCAGCCATATGACCGTCTACCGAGTTCTCAACCCGATTATTGAAAAGCAAGAGAAAGCGAAAAGTATCCGCAGTCCTGGCTGGAGAGGCTCCAGACTATCATTAAAGACTCGCGACGGTCAGGAACTGGTGCCTGAATACAGTAACCACATTTGGCAGTGCGACCATACCCGTGCTGATGTCTTGTTGGTGGATCAACATGGTGAAATTTTAGGACGGCCTTGGCTCACCACTGTGGTAGACACCTACTCGCGCTGTATTGTGGGAATTAACTTGGGCTATGCGGCTCCCAGTTCTGAAGTAATAGCTTTAGCCCTTCGTCATGCAATTTTGCCTAAGCAGTATGGTGTTGAATATGAACTGCTTCATAGCTGGGGCACTTATGGCATCCCTCAGCACTTTTATACAGATGGTGGCAAAGACTTTCGCTCAAACCACTTGCAACAGATTGGTGTGCAGTTAGGCTTTAGCTGCCACTTACGCGATCGCCCCTCGGAAGGCGGCATTGTAGAGCGTCCTTTTAAGACATTGAATACCGAGTTCTTCTCAACCCTCCACGGCTATACTGGCTCAAACGTGCAGGAACGTCCTAAGGATGCCGAAAAGGATGCTTGCCTAACTTTACGAGAGTTGGAACGGCTCTTGGTTCGCTACATTGCTCATAACTATAACCAGCGCTTTGATGCTCGTATGGGTGATCAAACCCGCTTTCAGCGTTGGGAAGCTGGATTGATAGCTGCACCACAGCCAATGGCAGAGAGAGAACTTGACATTTGTTTGATGAAGCAGTCTAGACGGACGATTCAGAGAGGAGGATACCTGCAATTTGAGAACCTGATGTATCGGGGGGAAACACTGGCAGGCTATGCCGGAGAAACTGTAGTTGTTCGCTTCGACCCCAAAGACATCACAACGATTTTGGTATATCAGCGGGATGGGGTGAAGGAGCATCTGCTCGCTAAAGCTCATGCTCAGGATTTAGAAACTGAAGTTCTCTCTTTAGATGAAGCCAAGGCGATTAGCCGCAAATTACGAGAAACAGGCAAAGCAGTTACTAACCATTCCTATTTGTCAGAGATTAGCGATCGTGATACCTTTACAGCTTCTAAAAAGAGCCGCAAAACTAAGCAAAAAGAGGAGCAGGCACAGATACGCTCAACCTTTCAAAAAGCTCCTGTAGCTGAGCAGGAAGTGGCGAATATCCAACTTACGGAAACAAGTACTCCAGCTCCAATAGCGAAGATGCCAAGGGTCTTTGATTATGACCAGCTTCGTGATGACTATGGATGGTAA
- a CDS encoding tetratricopeptide repeat protein translates to MSEATLEMLSSKKAKAEELFNLGVEQYKNSNFIEANDLYEQALEIFQTLDDFFWLGRSLNAIGLANYYYSQEPISEDLKQKSVKKATTSYKNAIVFFQKANERKRQAVAYINLGLIYELARKNQKVIEVYQKAISIFEKISEVQEIASTFLKIARFYRRLDNYSEALPFYQKSQNLFQDIKNPEGEALVLEEIGSIYVMLKSYSEAFRTYQDALEIFKSLNINEAQVNVLIGIGDLYFAQAEEIREQSQFFENEKAFEKYHQSLNFFYNALSIASTSELRRGAAIGIQKAAEMIERLFLPPAESDGQSPPIVTGDP, encoded by the coding sequence ATGTCAGAAGCAACACTAGAAATGTTATCAAGCAAGAAGGCGAAGGCAGAAGAATTATTTAACCTTGGAGTTGAGCAGTACAAGAACTCTAATTTCATCGAGGCTAATGACTTATACGAACAGGCACTAGAGATTTTCCAAACGCTTGATGACTTTTTTTGGCTCGGGCGATCGCTCAATGCAATTGGTTTAGCGAATTATTATTATTCACAAGAGCCAATTTCTGAGGACTTGAAACAAAAATCAGTTAAAAAGGCAACTACTTCTTACAAAAATGCTATCGTTTTTTTTCAGAAAGCAAACGAGAGAAAGCGTCAGGCTGTTGCTTACATTAACCTTGGGCTAATTTATGAGCTAGCCAGAAAAAATCAAAAAGTTATTGAAGTCTATCAAAAAGCTATTAGTATTTTTGAGAAAATTTCTGAAGTACAGGAGATAGCTTCTACTTTTTTAAAAATTGCCAGGTTTTATCGAAGATTAGATAATTATTCAGAGGCACTTCCCTTTTATCAAAAGTCTCAAAATCTGTTCCAAGATATTAAGAACCCAGAAGGCGAGGCTTTGGTTCTAGAAGAAATTGGCTCCATCTATGTAATGTTGAAGAGTTATTCAGAAGCATTTAGAACCTACCAAGATGCCTTGGAAATATTTAAATCCTTGAATATTAATGAAGCTCAAGTAAATGTTCTGATAGGGATTGGTGACCTTTACTTTGCTCAAGCTGAAGAAATTCGAGAGCAGAGCCAGTTTTTTGAAAATGAAAAAGCTTTTGAAAAATATCATCAATCACTAAATTTCTTTTATAATGCTCTATCTATAGCCTCTACTTCAGAATTAAGAAGAGGTGCCGCTATAGGAATTCAAAAAGCTGCTGAAATGATAGAAAGGTTATTTCTGCCTCCCGCAGAAAGTGATGGGCAAAGCCCTCCGATCGTCACAGGAGACCCCTAG
- a CDS encoding CHAT domain-containing protein: MKSFFMDWYKRPLGTTIFLSLVLAINWVPQVTVAETFSQSLANLEPQIEADQLFEKGVRSYKAKQYQEAISIYQKVLTLRRELSDAPGIARTLNAIGLCYYYLNEYRKAVDFYQQALQIFQASNVRDREASTLNNLGASYTSLGEYHRALEFYQKALHISTSINNYAELNKSLQNLGSNLYYLDKYHEALEYYQEALKYSQKMQDPLSEGIALHGIGIIHSALGDYSQAQSYYQKSLLILKNSNNLSRLGAVFNSIGFDARRQFQYKNAIKAYQHALNIYDKAGNRYEIGRTLNNLSVVYYHSKNYSKALISSKQAVLITKELNDRRFEGRALDSLGRIYHALKQDDKAISTYRQSLAISREIGDRDAERIVLSSIGDLFSEQNQPELAIIFYKQSVNVTESIRKGIQQLSKEQQASYVDTVSDTYRRLADLLLAQGRLAEAQRVLELLKIQELRDFTRSNPSEEQQEVALLELEKQILQQYGSLLTFGQKLYECDRSGQSCTALRDQLDQLTVAFNRDSDILVKELRERLAKDPAFLTADQLGGTASNVVTAQDATVLIYPLVLDTKLRLLLAVRAGEQGTVLRTVEVSNVGQQQLWKTVSRFRELLETPTSDLKELQQLGNQLYGWLIRPLETELNNKQVHRLVFALDRSTRYIPMAALFDRQSNQYLIQKYSISTILSAELTDTRDRLPPKVDQTSVLAMGVSKAISGFNALPNVADELRAIVRNPSSNSQGIYPGLELLNDNFDYSALRDNLKQRQILHIATHGKFEPSNPENSFILPGKGKPLTIEEIQNLQNYMRDVHLVVLSACQTAVGGPDESGIEIPGISFYFLKNRAKAVIASLWQVNDVSTSELMQQFYKSLASGKMTKAEALQKAQLTLLQGNSEASGSERGNFQLEQIQDGKPVVINRNLSHPYYWAPFILIGNSL; this comes from the coding sequence TTGAAATCATTTTTTATGGACTGGTACAAAAGACCTTTGGGTACCACAATTTTTCTTTCACTAGTATTAGCTATTAATTGGGTGCCTCAGGTGACTGTGGCAGAGACATTTAGCCAGTCTCTGGCCAATTTAGAGCCTCAGATTGAAGCAGATCAATTATTTGAGAAAGGAGTTCGGAGCTATAAAGCTAAGCAGTACCAAGAGGCAATCAGTATTTATCAAAAGGTGCTAACTCTTCGTAGAGAGCTTAGTGATGCCCCTGGAATAGCTCGTACTTTGAACGCAATTGGGCTGTGCTATTACTATCTAAATGAATATAGGAAGGCAGTTGATTTCTATCAGCAGGCTCTTCAAATTTTCCAAGCGTCAAATGTGCGTGATCGTGAAGCAAGCACATTAAATAATCTTGGAGCTAGTTATACTTCCCTAGGTGAATACCACCGTGCACTTGAATTCTATCAAAAAGCATTACATATCTCTACTTCAATAAATAACTATGCTGAACTAAATAAATCACTGCAAAATCTGGGCTCCAATCTTTATTACTTAGATAAATACCATGAAGCTCTGGAGTACTATCAAGAAGCATTAAAATATAGCCAAAAAATGCAAGATCCTTTATCCGAAGGGATTGCGCTACATGGTATAGGTATTATCCACAGTGCCTTAGGAGATTACTCTCAGGCTCAAAGTTATTATCAAAAGTCTCTACTCATACTTAAAAATTCTAATAACTTGTCTAGGCTAGGGGCAGTCTTTAATAGTATTGGATTTGATGCTAGACGTCAGTTTCAATATAAAAATGCTATTAAAGCCTATCAACACGCATTGAATATTTATGACAAAGCTGGAAATCGTTATGAAATAGGAAGGACATTAAATAATCTTAGTGTTGTCTATTATCACTCGAAGAACTATTCGAAAGCATTAATAAGTTCAAAACAGGCAGTTTTAATAACAAAAGAGCTGAATGATCGCAGATTTGAAGGGCGAGCCCTAGATAGTTTAGGGCGAATTTATCATGCTCTTAAGCAAGATGATAAGGCAATATCTACCTATCGGCAAAGCTTGGCAATTAGTCGAGAAATTGGTGATCGCGATGCTGAGCGTATTGTTCTCAGTAGTATAGGAGATTTATTCTCTGAACAAAATCAGCCAGAATTAGCCATTATATTTTATAAGCAATCAGTCAACGTTACTGAAAGTATTAGAAAAGGTATTCAGCAGTTATCTAAGGAACAACAAGCATCCTATGTTGATACAGTGTCAGACACTTATCGGCGTTTAGCTGATTTGCTGCTAGCTCAAGGTCGGTTGGCAGAAGCACAACGGGTGCTGGAACTACTCAAAATTCAGGAACTTAGGGACTTTACCCGCAGTAATCCAAGTGAGGAGCAGCAGGAAGTTGCGCTGCTGGAGCTAGAGAAACAAATCCTGCAACAGTATGGTAGCCTGCTTACTTTCGGCCAGAAACTCTATGAATGCGATCGCAGTGGGCAATCTTGTACAGCATTGCGAGATCAACTTGATCAACTCACTGTCGCCTTTAATCGTGACTCCGACATCCTAGTTAAGGAGTTGCGGGAACGCCTTGCTAAAGATCCGGCCTTTCTTACTGCTGATCAACTAGGAGGTACGGCTAGCAATGTTGTTACTGCTCAGGATGCCACTGTCCTGATCTATCCTCTCGTACTGGATACCAAACTTCGCTTGCTACTAGCAGTTCGAGCTGGTGAGCAGGGAACTGTTTTAAGAACAGTTGAAGTCTCTAATGTTGGTCAACAGCAACTTTGGAAAACGGTTTCTCGCTTTCGAGAACTACTGGAAACGCCTACCTCTGATCTGAAGGAACTCCAGCAGCTTGGTAACCAATTATATGGCTGGTTGATTCGTCCGCTAGAAACAGAACTCAACAATAAACAGGTACATCGGCTCGTCTTTGCCTTGGATCGCTCTACCCGCTACATCCCAATGGCAGCTTTGTTCGATCGTCAGAGCAACCAGTACCTGATCCAGAAGTATTCCATCTCGACTATTTTGTCAGCCGAATTAACCGACACGCGCGATCGCCTTCCTCCTAAAGTTGATCAAACTTCTGTCTTAGCGATGGGTGTCTCCAAAGCCATCTCAGGTTTCAATGCATTACCGAATGTGGCTGATGAGTTGAGGGCGATCGTGCGTAACCCTAGTTCCAATAGTCAAGGTATTTATCCTGGTCTAGAATTGCTGAACGATAACTTTGACTACTCGGCATTACGAGACAACCTCAAGCAACGTCAAATTCTCCATATTGCGACTCACGGCAAGTTCGAGCCTAGTAATCCGGAAAACTCTTTTATCCTCCCCGGTAAAGGCAAGCCACTCACCATTGAGGAAATTCAGAATCTGCAAAACTACATGCGAGATGTGCATTTAGTGGTCTTGTCTGCCTGTCAAACCGCAGTCGGTGGCCCTGATGAGAGCGGCATTGAAATTCCAGGCATTAGCTTCTACTTCTTGAAAAATCGAGCCAAGGCTGTAATCGCTTCTCTGTGGCAAGTGAATGATGTGAGCACTAGTGAGCTCATGCAACAGTTTTACAAAAGCTTAGCCAGTGGCAAAATGACCAAAGCTGAAGCATTACAAAAGGCCCAATTAACACTACTGCAAGGCAATAGCGAAGCATCTGGGTCAGAGCGAGGTAACTTCCAGCTTGAGCAAATCCAAGATGGAAAACCTGTGGTCATTAACCGTAATCTCAGCCATCCCTACTACTGGGCACCTTTCATTCTGATTGGCAACAGTTTGTAG